A DNA window from Deltaproteobacteria bacterium contains the following coding sequences:
- a CDS encoding HAMP domain-containing histidine kinase, translating to MAGNRGEASLPREVRLSGAGREPALSESERLKERLERLRRANSRLREMERLRVDLTHMVIHDLKGPLAEIIANLNLLEEEGLSPVQRDYLGSAILGAEELLRRVQNILETYRLETKKKLIHPTPFDPVRAVRKVVKGLGRLASMREISILVESSGGSHPLFADRDFFTRIVLNLLSNAIEHTPAGKEIRVDLCWIQDGKRLQVSVTDAGPGIGKRDRKRIFQKFFTTGRSGLSGHLGLGLPFCKLAVEAHRGKIWVEDLDGAGSRFVFSIPNTPWERPEKRRRGTSNGSGR from the coding sequence GTGGCAGGGAACAGAGGTGAAGCGAGCCTTCCTCGGGAGGTCCGGCTGTCAGGTGCCGGACGAGAGCCCGCCTTGTCGGAGAGCGAAAGGCTCAAGGAGAGACTCGAAAGGCTGAGGAGGGCCAACTCGAGACTCCGGGAGATGGAGAGGCTCCGTGTGGACCTCACCCATATGGTCATTCATGACCTCAAAGGTCCCCTGGCAGAGATCATCGCCAATCTCAACCTCCTCGAAGAGGAAGGTCTTTCCCCTGTTCAAAGAGACTACCTTGGCTCTGCCATTCTCGGAGCCGAAGAACTGCTCCGGAGGGTCCAGAACATCCTTGAGACGTACCGGCTGGAGACGAAGAAGAAGTTGATCCACCCCACCCCTTTTGATCCTGTCAGAGCTGTCCGGAAAGTCGTGAAGGGTCTTGGCAGGCTTGCCTCAATGAGGGAGATTTCGATTCTCGTGGAGTCTTCCGGCGGTTCTCATCCCCTTTTTGCAGACCGGGATTTCTTCACTCGAATCGTTCTCAATCTGCTCAGCAACGCCATAGAACACACTCCTGCGGGCAAGGAGATCCGAGTCGACCTTTGCTGGATCCAGGACGGCAAGAGGCTCCAGGTGAGCGTGACCGACGCCGGCCCCGGGATCGGGAAAAGGGATAGGAAACGGATATTTCAGAAATTCTTCACCACCGGCCGAAGCGGTCTGTCAGGCCACCTCGGATTGGGGCTGCCCTTCTGCAAACTGGCCGTCGAGGCCCACCGCGGAAAGATATGGGTGGAGGATCTCGATGGTGCCGGGAGTCGTTTCGTATTCTCCATACCGAACACACCCTGGGAACGCCCGGAAAAGAGGAGGCGTGGGACATCGAATGGATCTGGCAGGTAG
- a CDS encoding phenylacetate--CoA ligase, with protein MKYWDEKFETMPLKEMQEFQLKNLQETLKWVYERVPYYRNKFDNAGVKPEDCKSLEDLARFPFTNKADLRDNYPFGLCAVPMHEVVRIHASSGTTGKPITGPYTREDVDQWAECMARNLFAAGVRSSDVCQNAYGMGLFTGGLGFHQGAEKIGCTIVPASSGMTERQVLLMQDFGATVLFSTPSYALTIAEKAREMGIDMKGLPLRIGVFGAEPWTAEMRKEIEERMDIRAMEAYGLTEMGGPGTSFDCSEQSGLHINEDHFIPEIIDPVTEEVLPPGTQGELVFTAIRRRAMPLIRYRTRDITTLRREECACGRTLIKMDKVHGRSDDMLIISGVNVFPSQIESLLLDIPEVEPQYVIIIRKKGYLDTMSIDVEGKPEIYEAGKEGIAEMEKRISRKIKGIIGISAAVRIVPPKTITRSEGKAKRVLDQRGM; from the coding sequence ATGAAATACTGGGATGAGAAGTTCGAGACCATGCCATTGAAGGAGATGCAGGAGTTTCAGCTGAAGAACCTCCAGGAGACTCTCAAATGGGTCTATGAGCGGGTCCCCTATTATAGGAACAAGTTCGACAACGCCGGTGTGAAGCCCGAGGATTGCAAGAGCCTGGAGGATCTGGCAAGATTCCCCTTCACCAACAAGGCGGATCTGAGAGACAACTATCCCTTCGGCCTCTGCGCCGTGCCCATGCACGAGGTAGTCCGCATCCACGCCTCATCGGGAACTACAGGCAAGCCCATAACAGGACCCTACACCCGGGAAGATGTGGACCAGTGGGCCGAGTGTATGGCGAGGAATCTCTTTGCCGCCGGGGTTCGATCGAGCGACGTGTGCCAGAATGCTTACGGCATGGGTCTCTTTACCGGAGGACTCGGTTTTCACCAGGGAGCCGAGAAGATCGGGTGTACCATCGTCCCAGCCTCATCGGGAATGACGGAGCGGCAGGTTCTGCTCATGCAGGACTTCGGCGCAACGGTTCTCTTCTCGACCCCTTCCTATGCCCTCACCATCGCCGAGAAGGCCAGAGAGATGGGTATCGATATGAAGGGGCTTCCCCTCCGCATAGGCGTATTTGGTGCCGAGCCTTGGACCGCAGAGATGCGCAAGGAGATTGAAGAGAGAATGGACATTCGAGCCATGGAGGCTTACGGGCTGACCGAAATGGGAGGACCGGGGACCTCTTTTGACTGCTCCGAACAGAGCGGCCTCCACATAAACGAAGACCACTTCATCCCGGAGATCATCGACCCGGTCACAGAGGAGGTGCTTCCCCCGGGAACCCAGGGGGAACTCGTCTTCACCGCGATCCGCAGGCGGGCTATGCCGCTCATCAGATACAGGACCCGCGACATCACCACCCTGAGGCGGGAGGAGTGCGCCTGCGGCAGAACGCTTATCAAGATGGACAAGGTCCACGGGCGGAGCGATGACATGCTGATCATAAGCGGCGTCAACGTATTTCCCTCTCAGATAGAGAGCCTCCTGCTGGACATACCGGAGGTCGAGCCCCAGTACGTGATCATTATCAGGAAGAAGGGATACCTCGACACGATGAGCATCGACGTGGAAGGGAAGCCTGAGATCTATGAGGCGGGAAAAGAGGGAATCGCGGAGATGGAGAAGAGGATCTCCCGCAAGATCAAGGGGATCATCGGGATCAGCGCCGCCGTGAGGATCGTACCGCCGAAAACCATCACCCGAAGCGAGGGTAAGGCCAAACGCGTCCTGGATCAGAGAGGGATGTAG
- a CDS encoding 2-hydroxyacyl-CoA dehydratase has product MEDPVISELSAIANYPYDMLREYKRQGRRIIGSTLPDVPEELVHAAGLLPFTILGTNRPIRRAGALLPDNSCSLARSTLELVLTYETGLFDGFILPQVDDTTQHLSDIWRRRIPSSFFEPYLVPRQVDRPSSRQWLLDETHRLKESLERYTAGVISDGSLRRSIVLYNRNRRILRRIYAMKRKTPGLISNRAFFELIKSSMFLPKERHNRYLEQLLPRLEQELPSGRTRNLRFVVAGVVWEPPSLMTILDELGIEVVGDDLCTGTRYIEADASTDGDPVGALVDRHFHRGPFSPIHDKGNRILANLLDLVRQHGADGILYLRLKFFESQDYDLPDLKREIQAQGIPIYVLDTEYQTIHLAQTKTRIQAFAESLPGGGT; this is encoded by the coding sequence GTGGAAGATCCTGTCATTTCAGAACTTTCGGCCATTGCGAATTATCCCTATGATATGCTGCGCGAATACAAGCGGCAAGGCCGGCGGATCATCGGAAGCACCCTCCCCGACGTGCCGGAGGAGTTGGTCCATGCAGCCGGGCTGCTGCCTTTCACCATTCTGGGGACCAACCGCCCCATCCGCAGGGCGGGTGCCCTGCTTCCCGACAATTCCTGTTCTCTGGCCCGGAGCACTCTGGAGCTCGTCCTGACCTATGAAACCGGTCTCTTTGACGGCTTCATCCTGCCCCAGGTGGATGATACAACCCAGCACCTCTCCGACATCTGGCGGAGGAGAATCCCTTCATCCTTTTTCGAGCCCTACCTTGTTCCCCGCCAAGTGGACCGTCCCAGTTCCAGGCAGTGGCTTCTCGACGAGACACATCGACTCAAGGAGAGCCTGGAGAGATATACGGCCGGGGTGATATCGGACGGAAGTCTCAGAAGAAGCATCGTTCTTTACAACAGAAACCGCAGGATCCTCCGTCGCATATACGCCATGAAACGGAAGACTCCAGGTCTCATAAGCAACCGGGCGTTTTTCGAATTGATCAAGTCCTCCATGTTTCTGCCCAAGGAGAGGCACAACCGGTACCTCGAGCAACTCCTTCCCAGGTTGGAACAGGAGCTTCCGTCCGGCAGGACGAGGAACCTGCGCTTCGTGGTGGCAGGCGTGGTCTGGGAGCCCCCCTCCCTCATGACGATCCTCGATGAACTGGGAATAGAGGTGGTCGGGGACGATCTGTGTACGGGAACGAGATACATAGAGGCCGACGCATCGACCGATGGGGACCCTGTCGGCGCCCTGGTGGACCGCCATTTCCACAGGGGCCCCTTCTCTCCCATACACGACAAGGGCAACCGCATCCTGGCGAATCTCCTCGACCTCGTCAGGCAACACGGGGCCGACGGAATCCTCTATCTCCGTCTCAAGTTTTTCGAATCCCAGGACTACGATCTGCCGGATTTGAAGCGAGAAATACAGGCCCAGGGGATTCCCATCTACGTCCTCGATACGGAGTACCAGACCATCCACCTCGCCCAAACAAAGACCAGGATCCAGGCCTTTGCAGAGTCTCTACCCGGGGGCGGAACATGA
- a CDS encoding ABC transporter ATP-binding protein — protein MGSSNDYLLSVRDLKVFFRNNGMVSKAVDGIDYRIGRGETVCLVGESGCGKTVSALAVLGLIPQPPGEIPEGEILFKGRNLLYLDELELQKIRGREISMIFQEPMTSLNPVFPIGDQIEEVITTHEQVERPEARERVIRLLTDVGIPSPGDRLRDYPHNLSGGQRQRVMIAMALACGPELVIADEPTTALDVTVQAQILHLFKELQARRRMAVLHITHNLGVVAEIADRIYIMYAGVIAEAGDVEQIFWNPCHPYTIGLLASLPSRAKKGRPLYSIPGAVPDPARKPLGCPFHPRCAYAEETCGKEFPEMLDFGDGHLARCPIIHRQRRG, from the coding sequence ATGGGGTCAAGCAACGATTACCTGCTTTCGGTTAGGGATCTGAAGGTCTTTTTTCGCAACAACGGGATGGTTTCAAAAGCCGTCGACGGCATCGACTACCGGATCGGTCGAGGCGAGACGGTCTGCCTTGTAGGAGAGTCAGGTTGCGGGAAGACGGTTTCGGCCCTCGCTGTTCTCGGGTTGATTCCCCAGCCGCCCGGAGAGATCCCTGAGGGAGAGATTCTGTTCAAGGGGAGAAACCTCCTTTACCTCGATGAGCTGGAACTCCAGAAGATCAGGGGCAGAGAGATCTCCATGATCTTCCAGGAACCCATGACTTCTCTGAACCCGGTCTTCCCCATAGGCGACCAGATCGAGGAGGTCATTACAACCCACGAGCAGGTGGAGCGACCAGAGGCCAGAGAGAGGGTGATCCGGCTCCTCACCGATGTGGGGATACCCTCCCCGGGTGATCGACTGAGGGACTATCCTCATAACCTGAGTGGCGGGCAGCGGCAGCGGGTGATGATAGCCATGGCCCTTGCCTGTGGTCCCGAGCTCGTCATCGCAGACGAACCTACCACCGCCCTCGATGTGACGGTTCAGGCCCAGATTCTCCATCTCTTCAAGGAGCTTCAGGCGCGGAGGAGGATGGCTGTTCTCCATATAACCCACAACCTGGGCGTGGTGGCCGAGATAGCTGACAGGATCTACATCATGTATGCGGGTGTCATTGCCGAGGCGGGAGATGTGGAACAGATCTTTTGGAATCCTTGCCATCCCTACACGATAGGGCTTCTCGCGTCTCTTCCCAGCCGGGCGAAAAAGGGCCGGCCCCTCTATTCCATACCCGGGGCAGTGCCGGACCCAGCCCGCAAGCCCCTGGGGTGTCCCTTTCATCCCCGTTGTGCTTACGCGGAGGAGACCTGTGGGAAGGAGTTTCCTGAGATGCTCGATTTTGGAGACGGACATCTGGCCCGGTGTCCGATCATCCATAGACAGAGGAGAGGATGA
- a CDS encoding tetratricopeptide repeat protein: MDLAGRGQLKILVVEDQFNMRRTICNMLKKMGYRHIVEAEDGKAAWEKMQAEHFDLVITDWVMPRMKGIDLLKKARAKEQFRDLPFVIVTGVVDEETVAEAAETDVDAYIIKPFVAKTLEEKMDQVLDRRLNPDEVEILLELGKDHMRAGRYEDALREFQRAMAICPQSPRVLCSMGEAYEKLGRLRKAEENYLEIIEFAPLFVKAYERLAGVYEQEGMTEKAMQLLAEAARISPRNTKRQIKLGNLALRAGDPEKACEAFSEAMRVAEKDADIRTEIGEAFLSHGMAVEAAQAFEGALKINPQDVHVYNRLGIAYRKQGKYKDAIEQYHRALRVDPNDENIYYNLGRALLEADMRQDARKAFEKALQLNPEFSEVRQILAGL, from the coding sequence ATGGATCTGGCAGGTAGAGGACAATTGAAGATCCTCGTGGTCGAGGACCAGTTCAACATGAGGCGGACCATCTGCAACATGCTGAAGAAGATGGGATACCGGCACATTGTCGAGGCCGAAGACGGCAAGGCGGCCTGGGAGAAGATGCAGGCCGAACACTTCGATCTGGTGATCACGGACTGGGTCATGCCGCGGATGAAAGGCATCGATCTCCTGAAAAAGGCCCGAGCCAAGGAGCAGTTCAGGGACCTTCCCTTTGTGATTGTCACCGGGGTGGTGGACGAGGAGACCGTTGCGGAAGCCGCCGAGACGGACGTTGACGCCTATATCATCAAGCCCTTTGTTGCAAAGACCCTGGAAGAGAAGATGGACCAGGTACTCGACCGCCGTCTCAACCCGGACGAGGTGGAGATTCTCCTGGAACTGGGAAAGGATCACATGAGGGCGGGAAGATACGAGGACGCTCTCCGGGAATTCCAGCGAGCCATGGCCATCTGCCCGCAGAGCCCCAGGGTACTCTGCTCCATGGGTGAGGCTTACGAGAAACTGGGGCGCCTCAGGAAGGCGGAAGAGAACTACCTGGAGATCATCGAGTTTGCCCCCCTTTTTGTCAAGGCTTACGAGAGGCTGGCCGGGGTGTACGAACAGGAGGGGATGACGGAAAAGGCCATGCAGCTCCTCGCAGAAGCCGCCAGGATCAGCCCCAGGAATACGAAACGTCAGATAAAGCTGGGAAATCTTGCCCTCCGCGCCGGTGATCCGGAAAAGGCCTGCGAGGCCTTCTCAGAGGCCATGCGAGTGGCTGAGAAGGATGCTGACATAAGGACCGAGATCGGCGAGGCATTCCTGAGCCACGGCATGGCGGTGGAGGCGGCCCAGGCATTCGAAGGTGCCCTGAAGATCAATCCGCAGGATGTGCATGTGTACAACCGCCTTGGAATAGCCTACCGGAAACAGGGTAAGTACAAAGATGCCATAGAACAGTATCACCGTGCCCTGAGAGTCGACCCCAACGATGAGAATATCTACTACAACCTTGGCAGGGCCCTGCTGGAAGCAGACATGCGGCAGGATGCCAGAAAGGCCTTTGAGAAAGCCCTGCAGCTCAACCCGGAATTCTCCGAGGTAAGGCAGATCCTGGCCGGTCTCTGA
- a CDS encoding ABC transporter ATP-binding protein, translated as MLQVEDIHTYYGSSHVLHGVSLHVGEKEVVSLLGRNGAGKTTTIRSIMGLTPPREGDITFLGEKIARKPPHVIFHLGIKIVPQGKQIIPRLTVEENLRLAMIKADLDRGTRETLGAVYDRFPVLGKRKRQPAGHLSGGERQMLAIARALLGKTKLILLDEPTEGLAPLIVQEIKGIVLNIKQQDVAIFIAEQNIGMALETAGRHYIIDKGRVEFEGTSEQLRRSETVMETYLGIST; from the coding sequence GTGCTCCAAGTAGAAGACATCCATACCTATTACGGCTCAAGCCACGTTCTCCACGGCGTCTCCCTCCATGTGGGGGAGAAAGAGGTTGTCTCCCTGCTCGGCCGCAACGGAGCAGGCAAAACCACGACGATTCGAAGCATCATGGGTTTGACCCCACCGAGGGAGGGGGACATCACTTTCCTCGGAGAGAAGATCGCCCGGAAACCTCCCCACGTGATCTTCCACCTCGGGATCAAGATCGTTCCCCAGGGGAAACAAATCATTCCCAGACTGACGGTTGAAGAGAATCTGAGGCTCGCCATGATCAAGGCGGATCTCGACAGGGGAACGAGAGAGACCCTGGGTGCGGTCTACGACCGCTTCCCAGTCTTGGGGAAGAGGAAGAGACAACCTGCCGGGCACCTGAGTGGAGGAGAACGCCAAATGCTCGCCATCGCCAGAGCCCTCTTGGGCAAGACGAAACTGATTCTCCTGGACGAACCGACCGAAGGCCTGGCGCCCTTGATCGTCCAGGAAATCAAGGGTATCGTCCTGAACATCAAGCAGCAGGACGTGGCCATCTTCATTGCCGAACAGAACATCGGTATGGCCCTGGAGACGGCCGGGCGGCACTATATCATCGACAAGGGCAGGGTCGAATTCGAGGGGACGAGCGAACAACTGCGGCGAAGCGAGACCGTCATGGAGACCTATCTCGGAATCTCCACCTGA
- a CDS encoding ABC transporter permease codes for MLAFLGRSLVQKTITLFFVSVVSFLIIHLAPGEPSQINPLNPKFTREVLERYRKEFHLDKPLYVQYLYFYRDLLSGKSVSWKDNRPVLGKIFERFLNSLPLFVLGTLITWTLSFPVGIHAAVNRGGVYDKSTTFLAYLLISIPGFFFAYILIIFVVTTFGVPVIGMETFGIASRGWHWFMDRMWHLLIPSVLGAAGGIAVLSRYVRNQMLEVENQDYVRTARAKGLPAEKVHYKHALRNALLPFVTMFGLVLPGLIGGSVIIESIFSWPGMGRMAYEAILARDYPVILTVNFISAILVLAGTFLSDLLYMVVDPRIRL; via the coding sequence ATGCTCGCCTTTCTCGGCAGGAGCCTTGTCCAGAAGACCATCACCCTGTTTTTCGTCTCCGTGGTCTCCTTTCTCATCATCCACCTCGCGCCCGGTGAACCGAGCCAGATCAATCCCCTGAACCCGAAGTTCACCCGGGAAGTACTCGAACGGTACCGCAAAGAGTTCCACCTGGACAAACCCCTCTATGTTCAATACCTCTATTTCTATCGGGACCTCCTTTCGGGGAAGAGCGTCTCCTGGAAGGACAACCGGCCGGTTTTGGGGAAGATATTCGAGCGGTTTCTGAACAGTCTGCCCCTCTTCGTTCTAGGGACCCTGATCACCTGGACTCTTTCATTCCCCGTGGGAATACACGCTGCGGTCAACCGGGGCGGGGTTTACGACAAGAGCACCACCTTCCTGGCCTATCTCCTCATCTCCATCCCCGGGTTCTTCTTCGCTTACATCCTGATTATCTTCGTGGTCACCACCTTCGGTGTTCCGGTGATAGGCATGGAGACTTTCGGCATCGCATCGAGGGGATGGCATTGGTTCATGGATCGGATGTGGCACCTGCTGATCCCTTCGGTACTCGGCGCGGCAGGGGGGATCGCCGTTCTTTCCCGGTATGTGCGGAACCAGATGCTCGAGGTGGAGAACCAGGACTACGTGCGAACGGCGAGGGCCAAGGGCCTGCCCGCCGAAAAGGTCCACTACAAGCACGCCCTGCGGAACGCGCTGCTGCCCTTTGTGACGATGTTCGGCCTTGTCCTGCCCGGACTGATCGGGGGATCGGTGATAATCGAGTCCATTTTTTCCTGGCCCGGGATGGGACGGATGGCCTATGAGGCGATCCTTGCCCGTGACTACCCGGTGATCCTCACGGTCAACTTCATATCGGCCATACTGGTACTGGCAGGGACATTTCTTTCCGACCTGCTCTATATGGTGGTCGATCCCAGGATACGGCTATGA
- a CDS encoding 2-hydroxyacyl-CoA dehydratase, whose protein sequence is MTKETGTSKPGAREIMKRLTQDYYGEAARARQEGRRVAYTTAVSPAELFVAHDVIPVYPENHAVMCIMRRMTPTLSAAIEKKGYTTHLCAYARSDLGYRELDESPIGGLPDPDFLLACNAQCFTLTKWFEVLSRRYQAPLFVLDTPQYIRNDKARRNIIRYVEAQIYELIGALEDLTGRRFDFDRLREVLTLSREACRLYKEFLDLARHRPSPISIFDVLIHMAIIVYLRGTPQAVDYYQTLLEEIRTEKVAKGIGVINNERFRLYWENLPVWFKFREHSELLSSYGAVILTSLYVHAWSYDFDPSDPIRSLAENYTGVFSNVELEERAEMALDLFRRYALNGNIMFLNRSCKAVTFGEHELREILTRETGVPALVFESDMGDPRFYSEVQVKTRLQAYFESLERLNI, encoded by the coding sequence ATGACTAAAGAAACGGGAACTTCGAAGCCCGGTGCCAGAGAGATCATGAAGAGACTGACTCAGGACTACTACGGCGAGGCCGCAAGGGCCCGCCAGGAGGGCCGGCGGGTCGCCTATACCACTGCCGTCTCACCCGCCGAACTGTTCGTGGCCCACGACGTGATCCCTGTCTATCCTGAGAACCATGCGGTCATGTGTATCATGAGGCGGATGACCCCCACGCTTTCGGCGGCCATAGAAAAGAAGGGATATACCACCCACCTTTGCGCCTATGCGCGGAGCGACTTGGGCTACCGGGAACTCGACGAAAGCCCCATAGGGGGGCTTCCTGATCCTGATTTTCTCCTTGCCTGCAATGCCCAGTGCTTCACCCTGACCAAGTGGTTCGAGGTCCTATCGAGACGATACCAGGCCCCCCTCTTTGTCTTGGACACTCCCCAGTACATCCGGAATGACAAGGCACGGCGCAACATCATTCGTTACGTGGAGGCCCAGATCTATGAGCTCATCGGCGCCCTTGAAGATCTGACGGGCAGGAGATTCGACTTTGACCGCCTCCGCGAGGTGCTCACCCTCTCCAGAGAGGCCTGCCGGCTCTACAAGGAGTTTCTCGATCTGGCGAGGCACAGACCCTCGCCCATAAGTATCTTTGACGTTCTCATCCACATGGCCATCATCGTATATCTCCGCGGAACTCCGCAGGCCGTGGACTACTACCAGACGCTCCTGGAGGAGATCAGAACTGAGAAGGTGGCAAAGGGGATCGGTGTCATCAATAACGAACGTTTCCGCCTCTACTGGGAGAACCTCCCCGTCTGGTTCAAATTCAGAGAACACTCCGAACTGCTCTCCTCCTATGGGGCCGTGATTCTGACCTCCCTGTACGTTCATGCCTGGAGTTACGACTTCGACCCATCAGATCCCATCAGGAGTCTCGCCGAAAACTATACAGGGGTCTTCTCCAATGTGGAGTTGGAAGAAAGGGCTGAGATGGCTCTCGACCTTTTCCGGCGTTACGCCCTGAACGGGAACATCATGTTCCTCAATCGGAGTTGCAAGGCCGTGACTTTCGGTGAGCATGAACTCAGGGAGATCCTCACCCGTGAAACAGGGGTCCCGGCCCTTGTCTTCGAGAGTGATATGGGTGATCCGAGATTCTATTCGGAGGTCCAGGTCAAGACGAGGCTCCAGGCCTATTTCGAGAGTCTGGAAAGGCTTAATATCTGA
- a CDS encoding ATP-binding cassette domain-containing protein produces MPASGADHMVLSARGLKKYFPVRRGFLRRTVGWIKAVDGVDLEVPQGGTLGLVGESGCGKTTVGRLILMLMEPDEGEVVFRGRQINGLSPEELKPLRREMQIIFQDPFGSLNPRMTVGRSIEEGLRTLGKGDRKWRAERVRELLVMVGMPGDVGDRYPHEFSGGQRQRIGIARALSVEPSLIVCDEPVSALDVSIQAQIINLLNSLQESLGISYLFIAHDLNVVEYISHTLAVMYLGHIMEYGPADLVYDHPLHPYSMALLASVPVPEPGAKRDWHPLQGDVPSPFEPPPGCKFQGRCPLVEERCRKGEIPFYPVGDGRKVRCWKVLGK; encoded by the coding sequence ATGCCGGCATCCGGGGCCGACCATATGGTGCTTTCGGCCAGGGGCCTGAAAAAGTACTTTCCCGTGCGGAGGGGTTTCCTCCGGAGAACCGTGGGCTGGATAAAGGCCGTGGACGGTGTGGACCTGGAAGTCCCTCAGGGCGGGACCCTCGGCTTGGTGGGAGAGAGTGGCTGCGGGAAGACCACGGTTGGACGGCTGATTCTCATGCTCATGGAGCCAGATGAGGGGGAGGTGGTCTTCCGGGGCAGGCAGATCAATGGCCTCTCACCGGAGGAGTTGAAGCCCCTGCGGAGGGAGATGCAGATCATTTTCCAGGATCCCTTCGGCTCACTCAATCCCCGGATGACGGTGGGTCGCTCGATCGAGGAGGGACTCCGGACCCTCGGGAAAGGGGACAGGAAGTGGCGCGCGGAGAGGGTCAGGGAGCTGCTCGTGATGGTGGGGATGCCCGGTGATGTGGGTGACCGTTATCCCCACGAGTTCAGCGGAGGGCAGCGGCAGCGGATCGGCATAGCCCGTGCCCTGAGTGTCGAGCCTTCCCTGATCGTTTGTGATGAGCCGGTCTCGGCCCTGGATGTTTCGATCCAGGCGCAGATTATCAACCTCCTCAATTCCCTCCAGGAGAGTCTGGGAATCAGTTACCTTTTCATCGCTCATGATCTCAACGTGGTGGAGTATATCAGCCATACACTGGCGGTCATGTATCTGGGGCATATCATGGAGTATGGGCCGGCCGACCTGGTCTACGATCATCCCCTCCATCCCTATTCCATGGCCCTGCTGGCATCGGTTCCCGTGCCGGAGCCAGGGGCCAAACGGGACTGGCATCCCCTCCAGGGGGATGTCCCGAGCCCTTTTGAACCTCCGCCTGGCTGTAAGTTCCAGGGCCGGTGCCCTCTGGTGGAAGAGCGGTGCCGGAAGGGGGAGATCCCATTCTACCCCGTAGGGGATGGACGGAAGGTCAGATGCTGGAAGGTTCTGGGGAAATGA
- a CDS encoding ABC transporter permease, translating to MTVVETGKRLFLPEGGLLEKPRKTVFQENWELFRKNRLAVTGLAIFVLFFVIAVAGLLLTSGRNPVFDPALVRLQEKLRPPLSRPNLGTLKPEEVPRLGIYLFGTDDLGRDVFSRMLQGAWVSLTVGFVAVGIAVVIGVFLGGVAGYYGSRPIRVGHLVCPGLLGLGGAVLAAGRVAVGVILVLAGLGFLVLLRVGRTSGRGRRPPAVFSLAFVNLFSVDVLITGLIDIMLCFPSFFLILTVVALLPASIYNIMVVIGLTSWMGAARFVRAEFLSLREQDFVTAARALGLSDLRIIFRHMVPNAMAPVLVSATIGIATAILTEAGLSFLGFGVPPPHATWGNILSNGKNFIFDAPWLTFVPGFAILVVVLAFNLFGEGLRDVLNPKLRERH from the coding sequence ATGACGGTTGTGGAAACCGGAAAGAGGCTCTTTCTACCGGAAGGGGGTCTCCTGGAGAAGCCCAGAAAGACGGTATTTCAGGAGAACTGGGAGCTCTTCAGGAAGAACCGCCTTGCCGTGACCGGGCTGGCGATTTTTGTCCTCTTCTTCGTCATAGCCGTGGCAGGGCTTCTGCTTACCAGCGGGAGGAATCCCGTCTTCGATCCGGCTCTTGTAAGACTCCAGGAGAAGCTTCGGCCACCTCTGTCCAGACCGAATCTCGGGACGCTCAAACCAGAGGAAGTTCCGAGGCTCGGCATCTATCTTTTCGGTACCGATGACCTGGGAAGAGACGTTTTCTCACGGATGTTGCAAGGGGCGTGGGTCTCGCTGACCGTGGGATTCGTTGCGGTGGGGATCGCCGTGGTCATCGGCGTCTTTCTCGGGGGAGTGGCCGGATACTACGGGAGCCGGCCTATCCGGGTCGGTCATCTTGTCTGTCCTGGTCTGCTGGGGCTGGGTGGTGCCGTACTGGCCGCGGGGAGGGTGGCGGTGGGAGTGATTCTCGTCTTGGCAGGCCTTGGATTTCTCGTCTTGCTGAGGGTCGGCAGGACTTCGGGGAGGGGCCGGCGCCCACCGGCGGTGTTCTCTCTGGCTTTTGTCAACCTCTTTTCGGTGGACGTTCTGATTACAGGATTGATCGATATCATGCTCTGTTTTCCGAGCTTCTTCCTCATCCTTACCGTGGTGGCCCTGCTTCCCGCGAGCATCTATAACATTATGGTCGTCATCGGGCTGACCAGCTGGATGGGTGCGGCCAGATTCGTGAGGGCCGAGTTCCTCTCCCTCAGAGAACAGGATTTCGTCACGGCGGCCCGGGCCCTTGGGTTGTCGGACCTGCGGATCATTTTCAGACACATGGTCCCCAATGCCATGGCGCCGGTTCTGGTCTCGGCGACGATAGGCATCGCCACAGCCATCCTGACAGAGGCTGGGCTGAGCTTTCTCGGTTTCGGCGTTCCTCCACCGCATGCCACGTGGGGAAACATCCTGTCCAACGGGAAGAATTTCATCTTCGATGCACCCTGGCTGACCTTTGTTCCGGGTTTCGCGATCCTTGTCGTGGTCCTGGCCTTCAACCTCTTTGGTGAAGGCCTGCGGGATGTTCTCAATCCGAAACTGAGAGAGAGACACTAG